One region of Bernardetia sp. genomic DNA includes:
- a CDS encoding 4Fe-4S dicluster domain-containing protein has protein sequence MDDKNKNTYWKDLKEATQTTKKGLGLTWEHFQKSIRSLAKTEKNNSGSANAAQNQSFDKDDISNFGVVTNRYPHEMMPIPDNGRYKLHNEIEDCIVCNKCLEVCPVNCIEIDAIRGTEQVGRASDGSPIRFYAAKFDIDMAKCCFCGLCTVVCPTECLTMTKEFDFSETDIANMNYKFGNLTEEEAKEKQKEWDDFQAEKATKKTVEKTATLPKIKKPISSKEVDTTKTDKKPIVKIKPVIKIKKGVPKAKEDTTQKKPIKIKLPTPKTNENAESKEAIKKPIKIKLPTPKTNENTESKETIKKPIKIKKIVPKTKEDTAQKKPIKIKLPTPKTNENAESKEAIKKPIKIKKITSKNSNQEKPKTVKPIKIKLPQKKTPPDKTED, from the coding sequence ATGGACGATAAAAATAAAAATACTTATTGGAAAGATTTAAAAGAGGCTACCCAAACTACAAAAAAAGGATTGGGCTTAACGTGGGAACACTTTCAAAAATCTATACGAAGCCTTGCCAAAACGGAAAAAAATAATAGTGGAAGTGCAAATGCAGCTCAAAATCAGTCTTTTGATAAAGATGATATTTCTAATTTTGGAGTAGTTACAAATCGTTATCCACACGAGATGATGCCTATTCCTGATAATGGACGCTACAAACTTCATAATGAAATAGAAGATTGTATTGTCTGTAACAAATGTTTGGAGGTCTGTCCTGTAAACTGCATTGAAATTGATGCAATTCGTGGAACAGAACAAGTAGGTAGAGCTTCTGATGGCTCACCCATTCGTTTTTATGCTGCCAAGTTTGATATTGATATGGCAAAATGTTGCTTCTGTGGACTTTGTACAGTGGTTTGTCCGACCGAATGCCTTACCATGACAAAAGAATTTGATTTTAGTGAAACTGATATTGCTAACATGAACTATAAATTTGGCAATCTAACAGAAGAAGAAGCCAAAGAAAAACAAAAAGAGTGGGATGATTTTCAAGCTGAAAAAGCCACTAAAAAAACGGTTGAAAAAACTGCTACTTTGCCAAAAATAAAAAAACCTATCAGTTCGAAAGAAGTAGATACTACAAAAACAGATAAAAAACCTATCGTTAAGATAAAACCTGTTATCAAAATAAAAAAAGGAGTTCCTAAAGCTAAAGAAGATACAACTCAAAAAAAACCTATCAAAATAAAACTACCTACCCCTAAAACAAACGAAAACGCAGAAAGTAAGGAGGCAATAAAAAAACCTATCAAAATAAAACTACCTACTCCTAAAACAAATGAAAACACAGAAAGTAAGGAGACAATAAAGAAACCTATCAAGATTAAAAAAATAGTTCCTAAAACTAAAGAAGATACAGCTCAAAAAAAACCTATCAAAATAAAACTACCTACCCCTAAAACAAATGAAAACGCAGAAAGTAAGGAGGCAATAAAGAAACCTATCAAGATTAAAAAAATTACTTCTAAAAATTCGAATCAAGAAAAACCTAAAACAGTCAAGCCTATCAAAATCAAATTACCACAGAAAAAAACTCCTCCAGACAAAACAGAAGATTAA
- a CDS encoding nucleotidyltransferase domain-containing protein, translating into MKPEYFIPTNIQDYIEECLQQLESEKNIKILYACESGSRAWGFGSPDSDYDVRFLFVHDKEKYVSIHSPLDSIDRFFENDVDVSAWDIRKALGLLKKSNATPFEWLQSPIIYRQNEEFRNQLWELSKLYFSPKTLIFHYLGIAKGMLSKIEDHQISIKKYFYVLRPVLAAYYIKTRNQPAPTEFRFLVENLVQVENSTKNKEVKEAIEELWKQKIIAKEGEKIKIPTFIHSFITEQISECGAYASNLKRKEEENEPLNEFFRSLL; encoded by the coding sequence ATGAAGCCAGAATATTTTATACCTACAAATATTCAAGATTATATAGAAGAATGCTTGCAACAGCTAGAATCTGAAAAAAATATTAAGATTTTATATGCTTGTGAGAGTGGTAGCCGTGCGTGGGGATTTGGTTCGCCAGATAGCGATTATGATGTTCGTTTTCTGTTTGTTCACGACAAAGAAAAGTATGTATCTATTCATTCTCCTTTAGATTCGATAGATAGATTTTTTGAAAATGATGTTGATGTTTCAGCTTGGGATATTCGTAAGGCATTAGGATTACTGAAAAAGTCAAATGCAACACCTTTTGAGTGGTTGCAATCACCTATCATCTATCGCCAAAATGAAGAGTTTAGAAATCAGTTGTGGGAACTATCAAAACTTTATTTTTCTCCAAAAACACTTATTTTTCATTATCTCGGCATCGCAAAAGGAATGCTCTCAAAGATAGAAGACCATCAGATTTCTATCAAAAAATATTTCTACGTGCTACGTCCTGTGTTGGCTGCATATTATATCAAAACTAGAAATCAGCCTGCGCCCACAGAATTTAGATTTTTAGTGGAAAATTTAGTACAAGTAGAAAACAGTACCAAAAACAAGGAAGTAAAAGAAGCCATTGAAGAACTTTGGAAGCAGAAAATAATAGCTAAAGAAGGCGAAAAAATAAAAATTCCTACTTTTATCCACTCCTTTATTACAGAACAAATTTCTGAATGTGGAGCATATGCAAGTAACTTAAAACGTAAAGAAGAAGAGAACGAACCTCTGAATGAGTTTTTCAGAAGTTTGTTATAG
- a CDS encoding thioredoxin domain-containing protein: MNQLSKSRSPYLLQHAQNPVHWQMWNSEVLEKAKEEDKPILVSIGYSACHWCHVMEHESFENEAIAKLMNEYFVCIKVDREERPDVDAIYMEAVQMMGVSGGWPLNVFLTSEAKPFWGGTYFPPNQWADIVTQIGKAYQIKRDEVEESAKKVTKVLSISALERYNLKDVSDFDDSILEKAFEKFEKHFDTEFGGVGQAPKFPMPSYYLFLLRYYDYLNRQDKENKEITNPIKEKILHQVYLTLAKMEQGGMYDQIGGGFARYSVDKEWFAPHFEKMLYDNAQLLSLYAEAYTLTENKNQKEVYKQVIKQTTDFLLRELQDQNGGFYSALDADSEGKEGKFYTWTTDEIEHIFTNHIFENSTSQEEDLQLFKKYYSITSKGNWESPHATEGANILYRKDTDEEFAKQNDIDLSILKSKVNEWQSHFLKEREKRVRPSLDDKILTSWNALLIKGFCNAYSSLNDEKYLSLALQVAEFIENKLFDKEDRNKLYHTFKDETAEIDAFLEDYALLIEAYISLYQVCFDEKWIGRADELTKFALTNFYDKEEQLFYFTNQNYGEKLVAQKKEIFDNVISSSNSVMATNLYFLGIILENNQYKETSKSMLSKVASLIATEPRHVSNWASLFTYFLTPTPEIVVVGKEYKKVVQEISTYYIPNKIVAATESEENGENSLLPLLEMRPAINNETTIYVCKNRMCQLPVNSVEEALKQM; this comes from the coding sequence AAGCTGATGAATGAGTATTTTGTTTGTATAAAAGTAGATAGAGAAGAACGCCCTGATGTTGATGCAATTTATATGGAAGCTGTGCAGATGATGGGAGTTTCGGGAGGTTGGCCACTCAATGTTTTTCTAACTTCTGAAGCCAAGCCATTTTGGGGAGGAACATATTTTCCACCCAATCAGTGGGCAGATATTGTAACACAGATTGGAAAAGCCTATCAAATCAAGAGAGATGAAGTAGAAGAATCTGCTAAAAAAGTAACTAAAGTCTTGTCTATTTCTGCCTTAGAGAGATATAATCTGAAAGATGTTTCTGATTTTGATGACTCTATTTTAGAAAAAGCCTTTGAGAAGTTTGAAAAACATTTTGATACAGAATTCGGAGGAGTGGGACAAGCTCCAAAGTTTCCAATGCCTTCCTACTACTTATTTTTACTCCGATACTATGATTATTTGAACAGACAAGACAAAGAAAATAAAGAAATAACAAATCCTATAAAAGAAAAAATACTCCATCAAGTCTATCTCACACTTGCCAAGATGGAACAAGGTGGGATGTACGACCAAATAGGAGGAGGATTTGCTCGTTATTCTGTCGATAAAGAATGGTTTGCGCCTCATTTTGAAAAAATGCTCTACGACAATGCACAACTGTTATCACTTTATGCAGAAGCCTATACTCTCACAGAAAATAAAAATCAGAAAGAAGTTTATAAACAGGTGATAAAACAAACCACTGACTTTTTGTTGAGAGAACTTCAAGACCAAAACGGAGGTTTTTACTCAGCATTAGATGCAGATAGTGAAGGAAAAGAAGGTAAATTTTATACGTGGACAACTGACGAAATAGAACATATTTTCACTAACCACATTTTTGAAAACTCTACTAGCCAAGAAGAAGACCTACAATTATTTAAAAAATATTATTCCATAACCTCAAAAGGAAATTGGGAGAGTCCACACGCTACAGAAGGCGCAAATATTTTGTATAGGAAAGACACAGATGAAGAGTTTGCAAAACAGAATGATATTGATTTAAGTATTTTGAAAAGCAAAGTGAATGAATGGCAAAGTCATTTTCTTAAAGAAAGAGAAAAGAGAGTTCGTCCGTCTTTAGATGATAAAATTCTGACTTCTTGGAATGCTCTTTTGATAAAAGGTTTTTGTAATGCTTATTCTTCATTAAACGATGAAAAATATTTGAGTTTGGCTTTGCAAGTTGCAGAGTTTATAGAAAATAAACTTTTTGACAAAGAAGATAGAAATAAACTTTATCACACTTTTAAAGATGAAACTGCTGAAATTGATGCCTTTTTAGAAGATTATGCTTTGCTGATAGAAGCCTATATTTCACTTTATCAAGTTTGTTTTGATGAAAAATGGATAGGCAGAGCTGATGAACTTACTAAGTTTGCTCTCACAAATTTTTACGATAAGGAAGAACAGCTATTTTATTTTACCAATCAGAATTACGGAGAAAAATTAGTAGCGCAAAAGAAAGAAATTTTTGATAATGTAATTTCATCTTCCAATTCTGTAATGGCTACCAATCTATATTTTTTAGGAATAATTTTAGAAAACAATCAATACAAAGAAACAAGTAAATCAATGCTTTCGAAGGTAGCTTCTTTGATTGCAACCGAACCTCGCCATGTTTCGAACTGGGCATCGCTTTTTACCTATTTTTTAACGCCAACGCCAGAAATTGTTGTGGTAGGTAAAGAGTATAAGAAGGTAGTTCAAGAAATTTCTACGTATTATATTCCAAATAAAATTGTTGCAGCTACAGAAAGCGAAGAGAATGGAGAAAATTCATTATTGCCCCTTTTAGAGATGCGTCCAGCTATAAATAACGAAACGACTATTTATGTCTGTAAAAATAGAATGTGTCAGTTGCCTGTAAATAGTGTAGAAGAGGCTTTGAAACAGATGTGA